In Plectropomus leopardus isolate mb chromosome 20, YSFRI_Pleo_2.0, whole genome shotgun sequence, one DNA window encodes the following:
- the ak1 gene encoding adenylate kinase isoenzyme 1 — translation MADKIKDAKIIFVVGGPGSGKGTQCEKIVAKYGYTHLSSGDLLRAEVASGSERGKQLQAIMQKGELVPLDTVLDMIKDAMIAKAEVSKGYLIDGYPREVKQGEEFEKKIGKPCMLLYVDAKGETMVKRLMKRGETSGRSDDNEETIKKRLDLYYKATEPVIAFYEGRGIVRKVDSELPVDEVFTQVSKAIDAL, via the exons ATGGCAG ACAAAATCAAAGATGCCAAGATCATCTTTGTTGTGG gtGGGCCTGGCTCTGGAAAGGGCACCCAGTGTGAGAAGATAGTAGCAAAGTACGGCTACACTCACCTGTCCTCTGGAGATCTGCTCCGTGCTGAGGTGGCTTCTGGCTCTGAGAGGGGCAAGCAGCTCCAGGCCATCATGCAGAAGGGAGAGCTTGTGCCCCTG GACACAGTCTTAGACATGATTAAGGATGCCATGATCGCCAAGGCTGAAGTCTCCAAGGGCTACCTTATTGATGGCTACCCCCGTGAGGTGAAGCAGGGTGAGGAGTTTGAGAAGAAG ATCGGCAAACCCTGCATGCTGCTGTACGTTGATGCCAAAGGAGAGACCATGGTCAAGAGGCTTATGAAGCGTGGCGAGACTAGCGGCCGTTCTGACGACAATGAGGAGACCATCAAGAAGCGTCTGGACTTGTATTACAAAGCAACTGAGCCAGTCATTGCCTTTTACGAGGGCCGTGGCATCGTCAGGAAG GTTGACTCTGAGCTGCCAGTGGATGAGGTCTTCACCCAAGTCTCCAAGGCTATTGATGCACTGTAG